A DNA window from Gillisia sp. Hel1_33_143 contains the following coding sequences:
- a CDS encoding peptidyl-prolyl cis-trans isomerase, which yields MIGKKIFKISLISSLLITVTSCNYFSSEVEKEPIARVNQSYLYKEDILPLIGENVSPEDSTLIVSNFITRWATQQLLIDRAMYNLSSEQQKEFDELVKNYKNELYTKAYADALVDKRLDTTLQDLQVVDYYKSHLENFRLNEDLVKLRFINLNKNSLDFSDVKKNFIRFNEKDRENLDKIALQFKAYSFNDSVWVSSKSVFDKIGPLNDANKAQLLKKSNFLELEDSLEVYLVYVNDVLLRNEQAPIEYARSTIKQIILNRRKADLVKELEKDITKDAIENKQFEIYN from the coding sequence TTGATAGGTAAGAAAATTTTTAAGATCTCTTTGATCTCCTCTTTATTGATCACGGTAACTAGTTGTAACTATTTTAGTAGTGAAGTAGAAAAAGAACCTATTGCTAGAGTAAATCAAAGTTATTTGTATAAGGAAGATATTCTTCCATTAATTGGAGAAAATGTTTCTCCAGAAGATAGTACCCTTATAGTTTCGAATTTCATAACACGTTGGGCTACACAGCAATTGCTCATAGATAGGGCTATGTATAATTTAAGTAGTGAGCAACAAAAGGAATTTGATGAGTTGGTTAAGAATTATAAGAATGAATTATATACCAAAGCCTATGCAGATGCTTTAGTAGATAAGAGGCTAGATACTACCCTGCAAGATCTTCAGGTAGTAGACTACTATAAAAGTCATTTAGAGAATTTTAGACTTAATGAAGATCTGGTTAAGCTAAGATTTATCAATTTGAATAAGAACAGTTTGGACTTTTCTGATGTTAAGAAAAATTTTATCAGATTTAATGAGAAAGACAGAGAGAATTTAGATAAGATCGCATTGCAGTTTAAGGCATATTCATTTAATGATTCTGTATGGGTAAGTTCTAAATCTGTATTTGATAAAATAGGTCCTCTAAACGATGCAAATAAAGCGCAATTACTAAAAAAATCTAATTTTCTTGAACTCGAAGATTCATTAGAGGTATATTTGGTGTATGTTAACGATGTTTTGTTAAGAAATGAGCAAGCACCCATAGAGTACGCAAGGTCTACCATAAAACAGATCATTTTAAACAGGCGTAAAGCCGATTTGGTTAAAGAATTAGAAAAAGACATAACAAAAGATGCAATTGAAAACAAACAATTTGAAATTTATAATTAA
- a CDS encoding SRPBCC family protein, which translates to MKYSEEIIIDLPREEVISKMEKPENFKFWQKGFISYNHISGSPGEEGARAKLKFRISNREIEMIECIEKSNLPYELHTTYKSKGVFNTQKNYFKEESENSTRWISDNQFEFSGFMNVIGKLMPGMFKKQSYQFMKDFKTFAEEGKSVEN; encoded by the coding sequence ATGAAATATTCAGAAGAAATAATTATTGATCTTCCACGAGAAGAGGTAATTAGTAAGATGGAAAAACCAGAAAATTTTAAATTTTGGCAAAAAGGTTTTATAAGCTACAATCACATTAGCGGTTCTCCGGGTGAAGAAGGTGCCCGTGCTAAATTAAAATTTAGAATTAGTAACAGAGAAATTGAAATGATAGAGTGTATAGAAAAGAGTAATCTTCCTTATGAACTACATACCACTTATAAATCTAAAGGAGTTTTTAACACTCAGAAGAATTATTTTAAAGAAGAATCTGAAAACTCCACCCGTTGGATTTCTGATAATCAATTTGAATTCTCCGGTTTTATGAACGTTATTGGAAAACTAATGCCCGGAATGTTTAAGAAACAATCCTATCAATTTATGAAAGATTTTAAGACTTTTGCAGAAGAAGGTAAAAGTGTAGAAAATTAA
- a CDS encoding OmpH family outer membrane protein, whose product MKNFILSIAVFTTVLFSQAQTKVGTIDADYILGNMPEMASVEQGLQTYSANLQSQMEESVKKYDSLISEYKAKNESFSEEQLKTKQQEIITVENDLKTFKQKASMMLQMKKNELTQPLYAKIDAAMKQVIEAQKYTQILNASTNGLAYADPRFDITDAVLSKLGITIKATE is encoded by the coding sequence ATGAAAAATTTTATCTTAAGCATTGCGGTTTTCACAACCGTTCTTTTTTCTCAAGCTCAGACTAAAGTAGGAACTATAGATGCAGATTATATTCTAGGGAATATGCCAGAAATGGCTTCTGTAGAACAAGGTTTACAAACCTATAGCGCAAATCTGCAATCTCAAATGGAAGAAAGCGTAAAAAAGTATGATTCTCTTATCTCAGAATACAAAGCTAAAAATGAATCTTTTTCTGAAGAACAATTAAAGACAAAGCAACAGGAGATTATTACTGTAGAAAATGACCTGAAAACTTTTAAGCAAAAGGCTTCGATGATGCTACAAATGAAAAAGAATGAACTTACTCAGCCTCTCTATGCTAAAATAGATGCTGCTATGAAACAAGTAATTGAGGCTCAAAAATATACTCAAATTCTAAATGCAAGCACGAATGGACTTGCTTATGCAGATCCAAGATTCGACATTACAGATGCAGTATTGAGCAAATTGGGTATCACAATAAAAGCAACAGAATAA
- the guaB gene encoding IMP dehydrogenase translates to MTAHESKIVGEGLTYDDVLLVPAFSEVLPREVNIQTKFTKNITINVPIVSAAMDTVTESKMAIAIAREGGIGVLHKNMTIEAQALKVRKVKRAESGMIIDPVTLPITAKVLDAKSNMKEHSIGGIPIIDDQGKLLGIVTNRDLRFEKNDSRPISEVMTSENLVTVSEGTSLEEAEVILQQNKIEKLPVVNSEDKLVGLITFRDITKLTQKPNANKDSYGRLRVAAAIGVTADSLERATALVNAGVDAIIIDTAHGHTKGVVSILKDVKNKFPDLEVVVGNIATAEAAKYLAEAGADAVKVGIGPGSICTTRVVAGVGFPQFSAVLEVAAALKGTGVPVIADGGIRYTGDIPKAIAAGADCVMLGSLLAGTKESPGETIIYEGRKFKSYRGMGSVEAMKQGSKDRYFQDVEDDIKKLVPEGIVGRVPYKGELEESIHQFVGGLRAGMGYCGAKDIETLKENGRFVKITSSGIHESHPHDVTITNESPNYSR, encoded by the coding sequence ATGACTGCACACGAATCCAAAATTGTTGGGGAAGGACTTACTTACGATGACGTACTTTTAGTTCCTGCTTTTTCTGAAGTTCTACCCAGAGAAGTAAACATCCAAACAAAATTCACTAAGAATATCACTATCAATGTTCCGATAGTATCTGCCGCTATGGATACTGTTACAGAAAGTAAAATGGCAATCGCCATAGCGCGTGAAGGAGGAATAGGAGTTTTGCACAAAAATATGACCATTGAAGCGCAAGCTTTAAAAGTTAGAAAAGTAAAACGTGCAGAGAGTGGAATGATCATAGATCCGGTTACACTACCAATAACTGCAAAGGTGTTAGATGCTAAAAGTAACATGAAGGAGCACAGTATTGGAGGAATTCCTATTATTGATGATCAAGGAAAACTTTTGGGTATAGTTACAAATAGAGATCTTAGATTTGAAAAGAATGATAGTAGACCTATTTCTGAAGTTATGACTTCAGAAAATCTGGTAACTGTTTCTGAAGGAACTTCATTAGAAGAAGCTGAGGTTATCTTACAGCAGAATAAAATAGAAAAATTACCCGTAGTAAATTCTGAAGATAAATTAGTAGGACTAATAACTTTTAGAGATATCACTAAGCTCACTCAGAAGCCAAATGCTAATAAAGATAGCTATGGTAGATTGAGAGTGGCGGCAGCAATTGGCGTAACAGCAGATTCTCTAGAGCGAGCAACTGCTTTGGTTAATGCAGGAGTAGATGCTATAATTATAGATACAGCTCATGGTCATACCAAAGGAGTTGTGAGTATTTTAAAAGATGTGAAAAATAAATTTCCAGATCTTGAAGTGGTTGTAGGTAATATTGCAACTGCAGAGGCGGCTAAATACTTGGCAGAAGCCGGTGCAGATGCTGTTAAAGTAGGAATTGGACCTGGTTCTATCTGTACAACAAGAGTTGTTGCCGGAGTTGGATTTCCTCAATTCTCTGCAGTGCTAGAAGTAGCGGCAGCTCTAAAAGGAACTGGTGTTCCTGTTATAGCCGATGGAGGAATTAGATATACCGGAGATATTCCAAAGGCTATTGCCGCAGGAGCAGATTGCGTAATGCTAGGTTCTTTACTTGCAGGAACCAAAGAATCTCCGGGAGAAACGATCATCTACGAGGGTAGAAAATTTAAGTCATATAGAGGAATGGGGTCTGTAGAAGCTATGAAGCAAGGTTCTAAAGACAGGTACTTTCAAGATGTAGAAGATGATATTAAGAAATTAGTACCGGAAGGTATTGTAGGTAGAGTTCCTTATAAAGGTGAGTTGGAAGAAAGTATTCATCAATTTGTTGGAGGTTTAAGAGCTGGAATGGGGTATTGTGGAGCAAAAGATATAGAGACACTCAAGGAGAATGGTAGGTTTGTGAAAATAACATCTTCCGGTATTCATGAAAGTCATCCTCATGATGTAACTATTACCAATGAATCTCCTAATTATAGTAGATAA
- a CDS encoding TonB-dependent receptor: MKLKVFSIFFLISMYVQAQYSISGKITSATTGVPVSNAEIWNKATGTMVAANENGEFVMNGLKEGEYLFAVFSYDYEIQEKQLTINSNTRIDFQLNPLAESLSEVVLTNRREQIFALRKLRKVEGTAIYAGKKSEVVLLDKVTGNLAANNARQIYSQVVGLNIYDNGDAGLQLNIGGRGLDPNRTQNFNTRQNGYDISADVLGYPESYYTPPPEALKEIQVVRGAASLQYGTQFGGLINFKFKEPVADKKIELISRQSLGSYNMFTSFNSLSGTVGNFSYYTYYNYKEGNGFRQNSGYESHNAFAHLGWKFNHKTNISFEYTYLDYLAQQPGGLTDTQFYQNPDFSNRERNWFDVNWNLFALKLEHKLSNNTDISLNVFGLDASRKAVGFRENRVSQADDPLAPRELLIDNFSNWGTEARILTRYDLFGEQSVLLLGSKYYNANNDQRQGPGSASAKADFNFASDQFPNYTRQSEFQFPNNNLAFFGENIFNITNNFSITPGFRYEYIKTEAEGEYKFILQDLAENVLVNETIPDNRKFDRSFLLLGVGSSYNLNPTNELYANFSQNYRSVTFNDIRVINPVFQVDPNINDEEGFTSDLGIRGRFKDVLSYDLSVFALKYNDRIGEVLKPEVRENAQGVISETGRIVRFRGNIGDAFIYGLETFAEWNLRNTFFKVKKDHILNTFLNVAFTQSEYTNSEEVNVKGNEVEFIPMVNLKTGLNFGYKNFLAGLQYTYLSEQYTDASNAPQDINDNQRGIEGKIPAYGIMDLSASYALGRFRLEAGVNNLLDNSYFTRRATGYPGPGILPAQPITWYTSLQFKL; the protein is encoded by the coding sequence ATGAAATTAAAGGTCTTTAGTATATTTTTTCTCATATCAATGTATGTTCAAGCGCAATATTCTATTAGCGGTAAAATAACATCTGCAACAACAGGAGTGCCTGTATCTAATGCAGAGATTTGGAATAAAGCTACCGGTACAATGGTCGCAGCAAATGAAAATGGTGAGTTTGTTATGAATGGTTTAAAAGAAGGTGAATATCTTTTTGCTGTTTTTAGCTATGATTATGAGATTCAAGAAAAGCAACTTACTATCAATTCTAACACTCGTATAGATTTTCAACTAAACCCCTTGGCCGAAAGTCTTAGTGAAGTTGTTCTTACCAATAGAAGAGAGCAGATCTTTGCTTTAAGAAAACTTAGAAAGGTAGAGGGAACAGCCATTTATGCTGGTAAGAAGAGTGAAGTGGTATTGCTAGATAAGGTTACAGGAAATCTTGCAGCTAATAATGCGCGGCAGATCTATAGCCAGGTGGTAGGACTCAATATTTATGATAATGGAGATGCAGGACTGCAGCTTAATATTGGTGGTAGAGGACTGGATCCCAATAGAACACAAAATTTTAATACTAGGCAGAATGGATATGATATTTCTGCTGACGTTCTAGGGTATCCGGAAAGTTATTACACTCCACCACCAGAAGCTTTAAAAGAGATACAAGTAGTTAGAGGTGCTGCATCTTTACAATATGGAACTCAATTTGGCGGTTTAATCAATTTCAAATTCAAAGAACCAGTAGCAGATAAAAAAATAGAGCTTATTTCCAGACAATCTTTGGGATCCTATAATATGTTCACGAGCTTTAATAGTCTAAGTGGTACCGTAGGGAACTTTAGTTATTACACGTATTATAATTATAAAGAGGGAAATGGATTTAGGCAGAATTCTGGATATGAATCTCACAACGCCTTTGCACATTTAGGATGGAAGTTTAATCACAAAACAAATATAAGTTTTGAATATACCTATTTAGATTATTTGGCACAACAACCAGGTGGGCTTACCGATACTCAGTTTTACCAAAATCCTGATTTTAGCAATCGAGAACGTAATTGGTTTGATGTGAATTGGAATCTTTTTGCATTAAAACTAGAGCATAAGCTATCCAACAATACAGATATTAGCTTAAATGTATTTGGACTTGATGCTAGTAGAAAAGCAGTTGGATTTAGAGAAAATAGAGTTTCTCAGGCAGATGATCCTTTAGCTCCCAGAGAGTTGCTAATAGATAATTTTTCTAATTGGGGTACAGAAGCAAGAATATTAACTAGATATGATCTTTTTGGAGAGCAATCTGTATTACTATTGGGTAGTAAATACTACAATGCAAATAACGATCAACGTCAGGGGCCTGGAAGCGCATCTGCTAAGGCAGATTTTAATTTTGCTTCAGATCAATTTCCTAACTACACAAGGCAGTCTGAGTTTCAATTTCCTAATAATAACCTTGCATTCTTTGGAGAGAACATTTTTAATATTACTAATAATTTTTCAATCACTCCGGGATTTAGATATGAGTATATTAAGACAGAAGCAGAAGGCGAATATAAATTCATTTTGCAGGATCTGGCAGAGAATGTTTTAGTGAATGAAACGATTCCAGATAATAGAAAATTTGATAGAAGCTTTTTATTACTGGGAGTTGGGAGTAGTTATAACTTGAACCCTACCAATGAACTTTATGCCAATTTTTCTCAAAACTATAGATCTGTAACCTTTAATGATATTAGAGTTATAAATCCTGTTTTTCAGGTAGATCCAAATATTAATGATGAAGAAGGATTTACATCAGATCTTGGAATTCGAGGAAGATTTAAAGATGTGCTATCTTACGATTTGAGCGTTTTTGCGTTGAAATATAATGATCGAATTGGTGAAGTATTAAAACCTGAAGTTAGAGAGAATGCCCAGGGAGTTATAAGTGAGACAGGTAGAATTGTTAGATTTAGAGGAAATATTGGTGATGCTTTTATCTATGGGTTGGAAACTTTTGCAGAATGGAATCTTAGAAATACATTCTTCAAAGTAAAAAAAGATCATATACTTAACACTTTTTTAAACGTTGCCTTTACACAATCTGAATATACCAATTCTGAAGAAGTGAACGTTAAAGGCAATGAAGTAGAATTTATTCCAATGGTAAATTTAAAGACAGGATTGAATTTTGGTTACAAAAACTTTTTAGCAGGATTACAGTACACGTATCTATCAGAACAATATACAGATGCTTCAAATGCACCGCAAGATATTAATGATAATCAGCGTGGAATTGAAGGGAAAATCCCCGCTTATGGTATTATGGATCTTTCTGCATCCTATGCATTAGGAAGATTTAGATTAGAAGCAGGCGTAAATAACCTTTTAGATAATTCCTATTTTACAAGAAGAGCTACCGGCTATCCCGGTCCTGGAATTTTACCAGCCCAACCAATTACATGGTACACATCATTACAATTCAAATTATAA
- a CDS encoding HTTM domain-containing protein, giving the protein MKHQINRYLHSYTEAAPLAVFRLLFGLMMLFSIIRFWLNGWIEKLYIDPKFFFSYYGFEWVKPLGNFTYLIFIVCGISALFVSLGYKYKIAIISFFLSFTYIELMDKTTYLNHYYFISILSFLMIFLPANAYYSIDAWRDSKKAFQKIPSWSIDAIKLLLAIVYFYAGLAKLNSDWLLRAMPLKIWLPSKYDLPFLGDLMQQEWVHYAFSWSGMVYDLSIPFLLLYRRTRFAAFLMVIIFHVLTRVLFPIGMFPYIMIVSALIFFDAEVHHKILSKISSIFRLDLLKFDNGRNLIFFPIKRKVSLFILTFFFTVQLLLPWRYLLYPGELFWTEEGYRFSWRVMLMEKAGYTQFKIVDAGSGRRFYVDNSDFLTPFQEKQMSFQPDFILQYAHFLAEHFRKDGHKNIEIYVENYVALNGRKSAPYIDPEVNLLNFNDSLKHKSFLLPFQDEIKGL; this is encoded by the coding sequence ATGAAACATCAAATAAACAGATATTTGCATTCTTATACGGAAGCTGCTCCTTTGGCAGTCTTCCGTTTATTGTTTGGTTTAATGATGTTATTTAGTATTATTAGATTCTGGCTTAACGGTTGGATAGAAAAACTTTATATAGATCCTAAATTCTTTTTCTCTTACTATGGATTTGAATGGGTGAAGCCTCTTGGTAATTTTACATATTTAATTTTTATAGTTTGTGGAATTTCTGCATTATTCGTGAGCCTTGGCTATAAATATAAGATAGCTATCATCAGCTTCTTTTTGAGTTTTACTTATATCGAGTTGATGGATAAAACAACTTATTTAAATCATTATTACTTTATAAGTATTCTTAGTTTTTTAATGATATTTCTTCCTGCCAATGCTTATTATTCTATAGATGCATGGAGAGATTCTAAGAAAGCTTTTCAGAAAATACCTTCATGGAGCATAGACGCTATTAAGCTTCTTCTTGCTATCGTTTATTTTTACGCAGGTCTGGCTAAATTAAATTCAGATTGGTTGCTTAGAGCCATGCCATTAAAAATATGGCTGCCGTCAAAATACGATCTTCCCTTTTTAGGAGATCTTATGCAGCAGGAATGGGTTCATTATGCCTTTAGTTGGAGCGGTATGGTATACGATCTTAGCATACCCTTTCTTTTACTTTATAGAAGAACAAGATTTGCTGCATTCCTAATGGTGATTATATTTCATGTTTTAACAAGAGTGTTATTTCCTATTGGGATGTTTCCTTATATAATGATTGTTAGTGCTCTTATCTTTTTTGATGCTGAAGTTCACCATAAAATTCTCTCTAAGATCTCTTCCATATTTAGGCTCGATTTGCTGAAATTTGATAATGGACGTAATCTTATCTTTTTCCCTATAAAGAGAAAGGTTTCTCTCTTTATATTAACATTTTTTTTTACAGTGCAACTTCTACTTCCATGGAGATATTTATTATATCCGGGAGAATTGTTTTGGACTGAAGAAGGATATAGGTTTTCTTGGAGAGTAATGCTCATGGAAAAAGCGGGTTATACTCAATTTAAGATCGTAGATGCGGGAAGTGGAAGAAGATTCTATGTAGATAATTCAGATTTTTTAACGCCTTTCCAAGAAAAGCAAATGTCCTTTCAGCCAGATTTTATTTTACAATATGCTCACTTTCTAGCAGAACATTTTAGAAAAGATGGTCACAAGAACATAGAAATTTATGTAGAAAATTATGTAGCGCTTAATGGCAGAAAAAGCGCTCCCTATATAGATCCTGAAGTAAATCTGCTCAATTTCAATGATTCACTTAAACATAAATCTTTTTTATTACCATTTCAAGATGAAATTAAAGGTCTTTAG
- a CDS encoding imelysin family protein, protein MKISRLLFLSLFIFAACSTDDNEANEETGGESNSFDRKAMLANWADNIIIPAFDNFENSTQDLQDKTANFTSNPSEDNLIELRASFEKAYIDFQTVSMFEIGKAEELNYRNFLNTYPTDVISIEPKITGGTYNLALPSAYKEQGFPALDYLLNGVAENDAATVEVYAKDEYKNYLSDVSKRINDLTKEVNSSWQSTYRDNFVNNTSSSSTGSVDKFTNDYVLYFEKFLRSGKIGFPAGVFTGEPSPKNVEALYSEDLSRKLYIQSLKSVQDFFNGKSFNGVQTGVSYKQYLDYLDSMKGGEQLSGLINNQFNEIIDQATDLDANLKVQVQTDNTVMLQAFDELQKEIILLKVDMMQALSISVDYVDSDGD, encoded by the coding sequence ATGAAAATTTCAAGACTATTATTTTTAAGCTTATTCATATTTGCAGCTTGTTCTACAGATGATAATGAAGCTAACGAAGAAACAGGAGGAGAATCTAATTCTTTTGATCGCAAAGCAATGTTAGCTAATTGGGCAGATAATATTATTATTCCTGCATTTGATAATTTTGAAAATTCTACACAAGACCTTCAAGATAAAACAGCCAATTTCACCAGCAATCCTTCAGAAGATAATCTAATAGAATTAAGAGCTTCTTTTGAAAAGGCTTATATAGATTTTCAAACTGTTTCTATGTTTGAAATAGGAAAGGCTGAAGAATTAAATTATAGAAACTTCTTAAATACCTACCCTACAGATGTTATTTCTATTGAACCTAAAATTACAGGAGGAACTTACAATTTGGCACTACCAAGTGCTTACAAAGAACAAGGTTTTCCTGCGCTAGACTATTTATTGAACGGTGTTGCAGAGAACGATGCAGCAACTGTTGAGGTTTATGCTAAGGATGAATATAAAAACTACCTTTCTGATGTTTCAAAAAGAATTAACGATCTTACTAAAGAAGTAAACTCTTCTTGGCAGAGTACATATAGGGACAATTTTGTGAATAATACAAGCTCTTCTAGTACAGGTTCTGTAGATAAATTTACCAATGATTATGTGCTGTATTTTGAAAAATTCTTAAGATCTGGTAAGATCGGTTTTCCGGCAGGAGTTTTTACCGGAGAACCTTCTCCTAAAAATGTGGAAGCTTTATATTCTGAAGATCTTTCAAGAAAATTATATATACAATCTTTAAAAAGTGTTCAGGACTTCTTTAACGGTAAATCATTTAATGGTGTACAAACGGGGGTTAGTTATAAGCAATATCTAGATTATTTAGATTCTATGAAAGGTGGTGAGCAGTTAAGTGGTTTAATTAATAACCAGTTTAATGAGATCATAGATCAGGCTACAGATCTAGATGCAAACTTAAAAGTGCAAGTTCAAACTGATAATACTGTAATGCTACAAGCATTTGATGAGTTGCAAAAAGAGATCATCTTACTTAAGGTTGATATGATGCAGGCACTTTCAATTAGTGTAGATTATGTAGATTCTGATGGGGATTAG
- a CDS encoding DUF4856 domain-containing protein: protein MKKFALIAFAAGLTLSSCSSDDDVAVTTENPIIIPQNYTFERGTSSTVNYEGQTTRLEMSAELLASFNDFDNASEQTLANMFSNENAPFSSAALNTSSKSIKSKVAASTLYFSANTVESAMIKNDFDGFIQEQMNVVKSNKDQLAEPGKAGQVASGSKERYVNGKGLELNQAFAKSLIGGLVLDQILNNYLSTGVLDEGDNRMNNEAEIVEEGTNYTSMEHKWDEAYGYLYGNPSIPSADPNSVLNESDDHLLFNYLGEVDDDEDFSGLASSTFEAFKKGRAAIVAEDYAQRDLQAEIIKENLSKVIAVRAVHYLQGGKNDLAEQNYGSAFHALSEGYGFIYSLRFTNNPVTNMPYITKAQVDSYKEQLLAGNGFWDVNAATLDTISEEIASAFGFSVMEAAE from the coding sequence ATGAAAAAATTCGCCCTAATAGCATTTGCAGCAGGTTTAACATTAAGCTCGTGCAGTTCAGATGATGATGTAGCTGTAACTACAGAGAACCCAATAATTATTCCACAGAATTATACCTTTGAAAGAGGTACTTCTTCAACCGTAAATTATGAAGGACAAACAACCAGACTAGAGATGTCTGCAGAGTTGTTAGCATCCTTCAATGATTTTGATAATGCTTCTGAGCAGACATTAGCTAATATGTTTTCCAATGAAAATGCTCCTTTTTCTTCTGCGGCGTTAAATACTTCTTCAAAAAGTATCAAATCTAAAGTAGCGGCATCAACTTTATATTTTTCTGCAAATACTGTAGAGAGCGCTATGATCAAAAATGATTTTGATGGGTTTATTCAAGAGCAAATGAACGTTGTAAAGAGTAATAAAGATCAATTAGCAGAACCGGGAAAAGCCGGTCAGGTAGCATCCGGGTCTAAGGAGCGTTATGTAAATGGAAAAGGTCTTGAATTAAATCAGGCTTTTGCAAAAAGTTTAATTGGAGGTTTAGTTCTAGATCAGATACTTAATAATTACTTATCTACAGGTGTTTTAGATGAGGGAGATAACAGGATGAATAATGAGGCAGAAATTGTAGAAGAGGGAACCAATTATACCTCTATGGAGCATAAATGGGATGAAGCTTATGGGTATCTATATGGAAATCCATCCATACCAAGTGCAGATCCAAATTCAGTTTTGAATGAAAGTGATGATCATTTGTTATTCAATTATTTGGGAGAAGTTGATGACGATGAAGATTTTTCAGGTTTAGCTAGCAGTACGTTTGAAGCTTTCAAAAAAGGGAGAGCTGCAATTGTTGCTGAAGATTATGCCCAGAGAGATCTTCAGGCAGAGATTATTAAAGAGAATCTGTCTAAAGTTATAGCGGTTAGAGCAGTTCATTATTTACAAGGTGGTAAAAATGATCTAGCGGAGCAAAACTATGGTTCTGCATTTCATGCCCTTTCTGAAGGATACGGATTTATCTACAGCTTAAGATTTACGAATAATCCTGTTACCAACATGCCATATATCACAAAGGCTCAAGTAGATTCTTATAAGGAGCAATTATTGGCTGGAAATGGATTTTGGGATGTAAATGCAGCTACGTTAGATACCATATCAGAAGAAATAGCTTCAGCATTTGGATTTAGTGTAATGGAAGCCGCTGAATAA
- a CDS encoding hydroxymethylglutaryl-CoA lyase codes for MDKIKLIECPRDAMQGIKSFIPTKTKIQYIQALLRCGFDTLDFGSFVSPKAIPQMVDTAEVLAGLDLSKTQSKLLAIIANTRGAVDAASHKEIKYLGYPFSISENFQMRNTHKTIAESVETLKEILEIAHKNDKEVVAYLSMGFGNPYGDPWNVEIVAEWTEKMAAMGVSILSLSDTVGTSTPDIISYLFSNLIPAYPNIEFGAHLHTTPTTWHEKIDAAYMAGCHRFDGAIQGFGGCPMAKDDLTGNMPTEKMLSYFNAKKADSNVRMGSFESAYNEATKIFTVHH; via the coding sequence ATGGATAAAATAAAACTTATAGAATGTCCGCGAGATGCCATGCAAGGCATTAAATCATTCATTCCAACAAAGACTAAGATTCAATATATTCAGGCATTGTTAAGATGTGGATTTGATACCTTAGATTTTGGAAGTTTTGTTTCTCCTAAAGCAATTCCGCAAATGGTAGACACTGCTGAGGTTCTTGCAGGTTTAGATCTTTCTAAGACCCAAAGTAAACTTCTTGCAATTATAGCAAATACGCGAGGTGCAGTGGATGCAGCATCTCATAAAGAAATAAAATATTTGGGCTATCCTTTCTCCATTTCAGAGAATTTCCAAATGCGGAACACTCATAAAACAATAGCAGAATCTGTAGAAACTCTAAAGGAAATTTTAGAGATCGCTCATAAAAATGATAAAGAGGTAGTAGCTTATCTCTCTATGGGATTTGGTAATCCATATGGCGATCCTTGGAATGTGGAGATCGTTGCAGAATGGACAGAGAAAATGGCAGCTATGGGTGTGAGTATTCTTTCGCTCTCAGATACTGTAGGTACCAGCACTCCAGATATCATCTCGTATCTATTTTCTAACCTCATTCCTGCATACCCAAACATAGAATTTGGTGCTCACTTACATACCACACCAACTACATGGCATGAGAAAATAGATGCAGCTTATATGGCAGGATGCCATAGATTTGATGGAGCTATCCAAGGCTTTGGAGGTTGCCCTATGGCTAAAGATGATCTTACAGGAAATATGCCTACAGAGAAAATGCTCTCTTACTTTAATGCTAAAAAGGCCGACTCTAACGTGAGAATGGGAAGTTTTGAGTCTGCTTATAATGAAGCTACCAAGATCTTTACGGTGCATCATTAA